One genomic segment of Paenibacillus sp. FSL H8-0332 includes these proteins:
- a CDS encoding response regulator, giving the protein MYSVLIVDDELSIREGLVTLLDWESLGYRVVDTAANAVEARHKAKLYSPDLMIVDIRMPGKDGLELIGELREDHEELHILILSGYADFSYAKRALSYNIDNYLLKPVDEEELQLYLTGLATVLNARLAHRKNHEAVKVWSREMLVQSLLMESSLHPAPALMESALEAGLLWESYQIVLIRLLLQDHADNGPSSSVKSRLTSSFEDNRRGIVFALDSYLGVLLEPSYQKELISKRMAEQIREAAAAEGLECIITAGDMVGSLRELPVSHQSALARMKDHFFYDEPGMIGPDSLKLKQGLPANPQDTESRLAPVMDRLYFALDTGNLLVISALIQEAGDLMAAAGSSEMAVKSYYVRAVTSMSGKLSVHYKELSAAHSRMEEQIQQIYRHTSLPQLQRYITGLLEEYAGGIIRDDMDVLMKRMVDLIHRHYDENLKLETLADVFTYSSAYLGKLFKNTMGCSFNTYLDTIRIEKAKELLDQGCKIHQAASSVGFSDVDYFREKFKKIAGISPSAYRRKEPEDAFSESAYEKD; this is encoded by the coding sequence ATGTATAGTGTGTTAATTGTTGATGATGAATTGTCGATCCGCGAAGGACTTGTCACTCTGCTGGATTGGGAGAGCCTGGGCTACCGGGTGGTAGATACAGCGGCCAATGCGGTTGAAGCCCGGCATAAGGCTAAGCTGTATTCCCCCGATCTGATGATTGTCGATATCCGTATGCCCGGAAAGGACGGCCTGGAGCTGATCGGCGAGCTGCGGGAGGATCACGAGGAGCTGCATATTCTCATATTGAGCGGCTATGCCGACTTCAGTTATGCCAAGCGTGCGCTGTCTTACAATATCGATAACTATCTGCTTAAGCCAGTCGATGAGGAGGAATTGCAGCTGTATCTTACCGGCCTGGCCACCGTACTGAATGCGCGGCTGGCACACCGCAAGAATCATGAGGCGGTTAAAGTCTGGAGCCGGGAGATGCTGGTTCAATCCCTGCTGATGGAGAGCAGTCTGCATCCCGCCCCGGCACTGATGGAGTCGGCGCTGGAAGCAGGGCTGCTCTGGGAATCCTACCAGATCGTGCTGATCCGGCTACTGCTGCAGGATCATGCGGACAATGGACCTTCCAGTAGCGTCAAGTCCCGGCTGACGTCCAGCTTCGAGGACAACCGCCGGGGTATCGTCTTCGCGCTCGATTCTTATCTTGGGGTGCTGCTGGAGCCCTCTTACCAGAAGGAGCTGATAAGCAAACGGATGGCTGAGCAGATCCGTGAAGCCGCTGCCGCAGAGGGACTGGAGTGCATCATCACCGCCGGGGATATGGTGGGCAGTCTGAGGGAGCTGCCGGTCTCCCATCAGTCGGCGCTGGCGCGGATGAAGGATCACTTTTTCTATGATGAGCCGGGGATGATCGGCCCCGATTCCCTTAAGCTGAAGCAGGGGCTGCCTGCGAACCCCCAGGATACGGAGAGCAGGCTCGCCCCGGTGATGGACCGGTTGTATTTCGCCCTGGATACCGGCAATCTCCTTGTAATCTCTGCCCTGATCCAGGAAGCAGGAGACCTCATGGCTGCTGCCGGCTCATCCGAGATGGCGGTGAAATCCTACTATGTCCGGGCTGTCACTTCCATGTCTGGCAAGCTCTCCGTTCATTATAAGGAGCTTAGCGCTGCGCACAGCCGGATGGAAGAGCAGATTCAGCAGATCTACAGGCATACCTCCCTCCCCCAGCTCCAGCGTTATATCACAGGTCTGCTGGAGGAATATGCTGGCGGGATTATCCGCGACGATATGGATGTCCTGATGAAGCGGATGGTCGATCTGATCCACCGGCACTATGACGAGAATCTGAAGCTGGAGACGCTGGCCGATGTGTTCACCTATAGCAGTGCCTACCTGGGCAAGCTGTTCAAGAACACTATGGGCTGCTCCTTCAACACTTATCTGGATACGATCCGCATCGAGAAGGCCAAGGAGCTGCTGGACCAGGGCTGCAAAATCCATCAGGCAGCCAGCAGCGTCGGCTTCAGCGATGTCGATTATTTCCGCGAGAAGTTCAAAAAAATCGCAGGCATTTCCCCCTCCGCTTACCGGAGAAAGGAGCCGGAGGATGCTTTTTCAGAAAGCGCTTACGAAAAGGACTGA
- a CDS encoding ABC transporter substrate-binding protein, producing MTRKTAKPVVALMVLTLLLSVLAGCGGGNNNGNKNTAENTGAKATNSGNATATAEATAAAEDLSPLTLSFFAEDPNPNWNNMKDEVSTVITQKTGVTLDAEFAVGDPQQKIALIAAGGEYPDIISAKGDIGKLVDAGAVLDLTDLIDKHAPNIKRVLGDNLARAKYTNEDQSIYAIPTWAAVDEKKFVAGGGFELQHRVVKEAGYPEIKTVKDYENVIKAYLDKHPTDENGNKNIGVSLNADDWHMYISVTNPAVATTGGSDDGEYYVDQETHEAIYHFRRPEEKEYFRWLNHMNDIGLLDKESFVQKYDQYKAKVATGRVLGLIDQDWDYNDAQQALKTAGKFEQTYGHYPVTLTDEYKETSFWPTGFMGGYGISISTTNPDPVRTIKFLDFLASDEGQILNNWGIEGKHYKVENGKRVVPQEVQDRINNDNTAFTKETGIGFYWNMMVHYGDGAKDSTGNYYTKNFPEQLVLGYSDVEKETLAAYKATTWKDLFPKEEEFKEKAYGAAWNIAIPGEDEVSILGNKMKDITWKRIPQAILAKPAEFDKIWDDYMADLEKAGVKKMEAGYTKYVQDRVELWSSK from the coding sequence ATGACAAGAAAGACGGCGAAACCGGTTGTGGCGCTGATGGTACTGACCTTGCTGCTCAGTGTGCTGGCAGGCTGCGGCGGAGGCAATAATAACGGCAACAAGAATACGGCTGAGAATACCGGGGCCAAGGCTACGAACAGCGGCAATGCCACGGCAACAGCTGAAGCTACGGCAGCGGCTGAGGACTTAAGTCCCCTGACACTCTCCTTCTTCGCGGAAGACCCTAATCCGAACTGGAACAATATGAAGGATGAGGTCAGCACCGTCATTACGCAAAAGACCGGCGTCACCCTCGATGCCGAATTCGCTGTCGGTGATCCGCAGCAGAAGATTGCTCTCATTGCAGCTGGCGGGGAATACCCCGACATTATCTCGGCTAAAGGCGACATCGGCAAGCTGGTGGACGCCGGCGCGGTCCTGGATCTGACCGATCTGATCGATAAGCATGCCCCTAACATCAAGCGAGTGCTCGGCGACAATCTCGCCCGGGCCAAGTATACGAACGAAGACCAATCGATCTACGCGATCCCCACCTGGGCAGCGGTGGATGAGAAGAAATTCGTAGCGGGCGGCGGCTTCGAGCTGCAGCACCGGGTCGTGAAGGAAGCCGGATACCCTGAGATTAAGACCGTCAAGGATTATGAGAACGTCATTAAAGCGTACCTGGATAAACACCCTACCGATGAGAACGGCAACAAGAACATCGGCGTCTCCCTGAACGCAGATGACTGGCATATGTACATTTCCGTAACCAACCCTGCGGTAGCCACTACCGGCGGCTCCGATGACGGTGAATATTACGTCGATCAGGAGACTCACGAAGCGATCTACCACTTCCGCCGTCCGGAAGAAAAGGAATATTTCCGCTGGCTGAACCACATGAACGATATCGGCCTGCTTGACAAGGAGAGCTTCGTGCAGAAATACGACCAGTACAAAGCCAAAGTAGCGACTGGACGTGTGCTCGGCCTGATTGACCAGGACTGGGACTACAATGACGCGCAGCAAGCCCTCAAAACAGCCGGCAAATTCGAACAGACCTACGGACACTATCCGGTCACTCTGACGGATGAATACAAGGAAACCAGCTTCTGGCCTACCGGCTTCATGGGCGGCTACGGCATCTCCATCTCCACCACCAACCCCGATCCAGTGCGGACGATCAAGTTCCTGGATTTCCTGGCTTCTGATGAAGGTCAGATCCTGAACAATTGGGGGATTGAAGGCAAGCACTATAAAGTGGAGAACGGTAAACGCGTAGTTCCGCAGGAAGTTCAGGACCGCATTAATAACGACAACACCGCCTTCACGAAGGAAACGGGCATTGGCTTCTACTGGAACATGATGGTTCACTATGGTGATGGTGCCAAGGATTCCACGGGCAACTACTACACCAAGAACTTCCCTGAGCAACTGGTGCTGGGCTATAGCGATGTTGAGAAGGAGACGCTGGCAGCTTACAAAGCTACTACTTGGAAGGATCTGTTCCCGAAAGAGGAAGAATTCAAGGAAAAAGCGTACGGCGCTGCCTGGAACATTGCTATCCCGGGTGAGGATGAGGTCTCCATCTTGGGCAACAAAATGAAGGATATTACGTGGAAGCGCATCCCGCAGGCGATTCTGGCCAAACCGGCTGAATTCGATAAAATCTGGGATGATTACATGGCCGATCTGGAAAAAGCCGGCGTTAAGAAAATGGAAGCTGGCTATACCAAGTATGTCCAGGATCGTGTGGAGCTGTGGAGCAGCAAATAA
- a CDS encoding carbohydrate ABC transporter permease: MIKKLAAASWSDRIFDLVVYLAITVVTVATLYPFLNVLAISFNDSTDSIKGGITIYPRVFTFKNYETIFAFSGLITGFKISVLRTIIGTLLGLVSASMLAFTLSRVDFQARKFVSTFLALTMYVSGGLIPFYILIKDLHMMGTFGVYVLPGLVSAFNVFVIRSFIDGLPYALQESAKLDGANDFTIYWRVILPLTKPALATIALFLAVGQWNAWIDTYLYNGSKDSLTTLQFELMKVIQSTTTNADNFRGRNMTEVMAQISPESVKMAITIVVTVPILIVYPFLQRYFVKGMTLGSVKS; the protein is encoded by the coding sequence ATGATTAAAAAACTGGCTGCGGCATCCTGGTCGGACCGCATCTTCGATTTGGTTGTTTATCTGGCGATTACGGTGGTAACTGTTGCTACGCTGTACCCTTTTCTGAACGTGCTGGCAATCTCCTTCAATGACTCGACGGACAGCATCAAGGGCGGGATTACGATCTACCCCCGGGTGTTCACCTTCAAGAATTATGAGACGATCTTCGCCTTCTCCGGCCTGATTACCGGGTTCAAAATTTCGGTGCTGCGGACGATTATCGGGACTCTGCTCGGACTGGTCAGTGCGTCCATGCTGGCCTTCACCTTAAGCCGGGTAGACTTCCAGGCCCGTAAGTTCGTCTCCACCTTCCTTGCATTGACGATGTATGTATCGGGAGGTCTGATCCCCTTTTACATTCTGATCAAGGATCTGCATATGATGGGCACCTTCGGCGTGTATGTCCTGCCTGGTCTGGTAAGCGCCTTCAATGTGTTCGTGATCCGCTCCTTCATCGACGGTCTGCCGTACGCCCTGCAGGAATCCGCCAAGCTGGACGGAGCCAATGACTTCACCATTTACTGGCGCGTCATTCTGCCGCTGACCAAGCCTGCCCTGGCGACCATTGCCCTGTTCCTGGCCGTCGGCCAGTGGAATGCGTGGATTGATACCTATCTGTACAACGGCTCGAAGGACTCGCTGACTACCCTGCAGTTCGAGCTGATGAAGGTCATCCAGAGCACCACGACCAACGCGGATAATTTCCGCGGGCGCAATATGACTGAGGTCATGGCCCAGATCTCCCCGGAATCGGTCAAAATGGCAATCACCATTGTCGTCACCGTTCCCATTCTGATTGTCTATCCGTTCCTGCAGCGCTATTTCGTCAAAGGCATGACGCTGGGTTCAGTTAAAAGCTAA
- a CDS encoding ABC transporter permease subunit — protein MKAITTTMKPEPKRSSASFWGKFRQQKYLYLMAVPFVLWAFVFSYLPLWGWMMAFQKYKPGKSFFEQKWVGLQYFRELFQDEQFFNALRNTLAMSIMGLLAGFIIPIIFAILLNEVRLQVLKRFVQTVSYLPHFVSWVVAAGIITKMLSTDNGAVNDLLMGLHIISEPIQFMAKGNLFWGIVTASDVWKETGWNTIIYLAAISGIGPELYEAARVDGASRLQQVRHITFPGIRGTIVILLIMSIGHLISIGFEKQFLLGNNLVRDYSQTLDLYALNYGLGMGRFSFGTAINIFNSVVSVILLFTANGIFKKITKESII, from the coding sequence ATGAAAGCGATTACCACCACGATGAAGCCGGAGCCGAAGAGATCCTCCGCCAGCTTCTGGGGGAAATTCCGGCAGCAGAAATACCTCTATCTGATGGCTGTTCCTTTTGTCCTCTGGGCCTTTGTCTTCAGCTATCTTCCGTTATGGGGGTGGATGATGGCCTTCCAGAAGTATAAGCCGGGCAAATCCTTTTTCGAGCAAAAATGGGTCGGCCTCCAGTACTTCCGGGAGCTGTTCCAGGATGAGCAATTCTTCAACGCCCTGCGCAATACGCTGGCCATGAGTATCATGGGACTGCTGGCAGGCTTTATCATTCCGATTATCTTCGCTATTCTGCTGAATGAGGTACGGCTGCAGGTGCTGAAGCGCTTCGTTCAGACGGTGTCGTATCTGCCGCACTTTGTGTCCTGGGTGGTTGCTGCCGGGATCATTACCAAGATGCTCTCCACGGACAACGGCGCAGTCAATGACCTGCTAATGGGCCTTCATATCATCAGTGAACCGATCCAGTTCATGGCCAAAGGCAATCTGTTCTGGGGCATTGTCACCGCATCGGATGTCTGGAAGGAGACGGGCTGGAACACCATTATCTATCTCGCCGCCATCTCGGGCATCGGGCCGGAGCTGTACGAGGCAGCCAGGGTGGACGGAGCCAGCCGGCTCCAGCAGGTGCGTCATATCACTTTTCCGGGCATCCGGGGGACCATCGTTATCCTGCTAATCATGTCCATCGGCCATCTGATCAGCATCGGGTTCGAGAAGCAGTTCCTGCTCGGCAACAATCTGGTGCGTGACTACTCGCAGACCCTTGACCTGTATGCGCTGAATTACGGGCTGGGGATGGGACGATTCTCCTTCGGGACGGCGATTAATATTTTCAACTCCGTGGTGAGTGTGATTCTGCTCTTTACTGCCAACGGCATCTTCAAAAAAATAACCAAGGAAAGCATCATATAG